The Cellulophaga sp. L1A9 genome window below encodes:
- a CDS encoding T9SS type B sorting domain-containing protein — protein sequence MRFIILFFLFSNFSVAQISPDCVTAIPICSNTPVNSGIDSYGVDDFNNAAASGCLERTASGAIESNSAWYRFRTSATGQLGFNISTDVNEDWDFALYKTDDCANLGAPVRCNFLDNGDQNNFLGVGEDPTGVTDNIQYEDWLSVVPGEEYYLLINNFSNINSGFSVQFSGAIFETNPYDALDCSIINNLLGPPIAACESDFVELDATTVGALSYEWYRNDGSGYSQIIGEVSASLIVLNSSDYRVVVRESAGNIISDVQVSFTPNPSASSIQDNYFCFDDVAFDLSSVNSEVLGAQDSNAFLVTYHETFTDAVTGANSLENSHVKSAGTETIYVRVSSFANPKCYDASQDFQLVVSDPILQNFPETVYLCEAISSAIIGDDTPNSNFTYLWSTGENTATIAVATAGSYEVTISTTVGALTCSEVFNTTLVISKSPNITTVAIDDLQADNSVVVSTELDGDYEYQLDDEPFQTSSQFNNVLPGMHTVTVNDLEGCGMDSETFVVVGFTRFFSPNGDGINDVWGVEGLETLDSPILLIFDRYGKLLQQLDIFKTEWDGLYNGIQMPASDYWFQLSYLETDGSRVVAKYINNHFSLKR from the coding sequence ATGAGATTTATTATATTATTTTTTTTATTTTCTAATTTTTCCGTTGCACAAATTTCTCCAGATTGTGTAACGGCTATACCTATTTGCAGTAATACTCCTGTGAATAGTGGTATAGATAGTTATGGAGTAGACGATTTTAACAACGCTGCTGCATCTGGTTGTTTAGAGCGCACAGCATCGGGTGCCATTGAATCAAATTCTGCTTGGTACCGTTTTAGAACTTCCGCCACCGGTCAATTGGGTTTTAATATTAGTACGGATGTTAATGAAGATTGGGATTTTGCCCTTTACAAGACAGATGATTGTGCTAATTTGGGAGCTCCAGTTCGTTGTAATTTTTTAGATAATGGCGATCAAAATAATTTTCTTGGAGTAGGGGAAGATCCTACGGGAGTTACAGATAATATTCAATATGAAGACTGGCTTTCTGTAGTACCGGGAGAAGAATACTATCTTTTAATTAATAATTTTTCAAATATAAATTCGGGATTTTCTGTTCAATTTTCTGGAGCTATTTTTGAAACCAATCCTTATGATGCTTTAGATTGTTCTATAATTAACAATCTTTTAGGTCCGCCTATTGCAGCTTGCGAATCAGATTTTGTGGAGTTAGATGCTACGACTGTTGGTGCACTAAGTTATGAATGGTATAGGAATGATGGTAGTGGTTATTCGCAAATTATAGGAGAGGTGAGTGCAAGTTTGATTGTCTTAAACTCTTCAGATTATCGTGTAGTAGTGCGTGAATCTGCAGGAAACATTATAAGTGATGTACAGGTGTCTTTTACGCCAAACCCTTCCGCAAGTTCAATTCAAGATAACTATTTTTGTTTTGATGATGTTGCATTTGATTTGAGCAGTGTCAATAGTGAAGTTTTAGGAGCTCAAGATTCAAATGCTTTCCTGGTAACCTATCATGAAACATTTACCGATGCAGTAACAGGAGCTAATAGTTTAGAGAATAGTCATGTAAAATCTGCTGGGACAGAAACAATTTATGTTAGAGTATCTTCTTTTGCAAATCCAAAATGCTATGATGCTTCTCAGGATTTTCAGCTTGTTGTTTCAGATCCAATACTACAAAATTTTCCTGAAACCGTATATTTATGTGAAGCTATTTCATCGGCTATTATTGGGGATGATACGCCAAATTCAAATTTTACCTATTTGTGGAGTACGGGTGAAAATACAGCGACTATAGCTGTTGCTACAGCAGGATCTTATGAAGTTACGATAAGTACCACTGTTGGTGCACTTACTTGTTCCGAAGTTTTTAATACTACTTTAGTTATTTCAAAATCGCCAAATATTACAACGGTAGCTATAGATGATCTGCAGGCTGATAATAGTGTTGTAGTGTCAACAGAATTAGATGGAGATTATGAGTATCAGTTAGATGACGAGCCTTTTCAGACTAGCTCACAATTTAATAATGTTTTGCCGGGGATGCATACGGTTACAGTAAATGATTTAGAGGGTTGTGGTATGGATTCTGAAACCTTTGTGGTTGTAGGATTTACACGTTTTTTTAGTCCCAATGGGGACGGAATTAATGATGTTTGGGGGGTAGAAGGTTTGGAGACATTAGATAGTCCGATACTATTGATTTTTGATCGTTATGGGAAATTATTACAACAGTTAGATATATTTAAAACGGAATGGGATGGTTTGTATAATGGAATACAAATGCCAGCATCAGATTATTGGTTTCAATTAAGTTATTTAGAAACGGACGGAAGTCGGGTTGTGGCAAAATATATAAACAATCATTTTTCATTGAAGCGATAA
- the folE gene encoding GTP cyclohydrolase I FolE, with amino-acid sequence MKIDSTLEDQFEEIGDNHISTSEETPLLANAFELSDEEKIVKIKANVSEIMETLGLDLTDDSLKGTPNRVAKMFVNEIFSGLHPDKKPKSSTFDNKYKYGEMLVEKNITLYSTCEHHFLPIVGRAHVAYISNGTVVGLSKMNRIVDYFAKRPQVQERLNIQIVRELQKVLNTKDVACIIDAKHLCVNSRGIRDIESSTVTAEYGGKFQEEATRKEFLNFIQLETRF; translated from the coding sequence ATGAAAATTGACAGCACATTAGAAGATCAATTTGAAGAAATTGGAGATAACCATATTTCTACTTCTGAAGAGACCCCATTACTTGCCAATGCTTTTGAATTAAGTGATGAAGAAAAAATAGTAAAGATTAAAGCAAATGTTTCTGAAATAATGGAAACCCTTGGTTTAGACCTTACTGATGATAGTTTAAAAGGAACTCCTAATCGAGTAGCAAAAATGTTCGTTAACGAAATATTTTCTGGCTTACATCCTGACAAAAAACCAAAATCTTCCACATTTGATAACAAATACAAATATGGCGAAATGTTGGTTGAAAAAAACATAACCCTCTATAGTACCTGCGAGCACCATTTTTTACCAATCGTAGGTAGAGCTCATGTAGCTTACATTTCTAATGGTACCGTCGTGGGGCTCTCCAAAATGAATCGTATTGTAGATTATTTTGCAAAAAGACCACAAGTACAAGAGCGTTTAAACATTCAAATTGTAAGAGAATTACAAAAAGTATTAAATACCAAAGATGTTGCCTGTATTATTGATGCAAAACACCTTTGCGTTAATTCTAGAGGAATTCGCGATATTGAAAGCAGTACAGTTACCGCGGAATATGGTGGAAAATTTCAAGAAGAAGCAACACGTAAAGAGTTTTTAAATTTTATTCAATTAGAAACAAGGTTTTAA
- the cysS gene encoding cysteine--tRNA ligase: MQLYKTQHLKVYNSLSGQKELFTPIHEGAIGMYVCGPTVYSNVHLGNCRTFMSFDMIFRYFKHLGYKVRYVRNITDAGHLENDAEDGEDKIAKKARLERIEPMEVVQRYTVDFHTILQKFNFLPPSIEPTATGHIIEQIEIIKEILAKGFAYEVNGSVYFDVPKFNETHNYGKLSGRKLEDMIANTRELAAQDDKHSPQDFALWKKAEPQHIMRWPSPWGDGFPGWHLECTAMSTKYLGETFDIHGGGMDLKFPHHECEIAQAEASNGVSPVNYWLHANMLTLNGKKMAKSTGNNILPDEIFSGSNPLLSKAFSPTVVRFFMMQAHYTSILDLSNDALLASEKGFLKLMEALNTIDKLETNRSSDFDFKAWQQKCYDAMNDDFNTPTLIAHLFEAVKHINAIKDNKESISETDKILLKDTFNAFIFDILGLEDKNDANADSDKLSGVVALLIQLRKEARDNKDFATSDVIRDQLAALGIQLKDGKDGTTFNVS; encoded by the coding sequence ATGCAGTTATATAAAACTCAACATTTAAAAGTTTATAATTCATTATCCGGACAAAAAGAACTATTTACACCTATTCACGAAGGTGCTATAGGAATGTATGTTTGTGGGCCTACTGTTTACAGTAATGTACATTTAGGAAACTGCAGAACGTTCATGTCTTTTGATATGATTTTTAGATATTTTAAACATCTAGGCTATAAAGTCCGCTATGTACGTAATATTACAGATGCAGGGCATTTAGAAAATGATGCTGAAGATGGTGAGGATAAGATTGCAAAGAAAGCTCGTTTAGAACGTATTGAACCAATGGAAGTTGTACAACGATATACGGTTGATTTCCATACTATTTTACAAAAATTTAATTTCTTACCTCCAAGCATTGAACCTACCGCAACGGGTCATATTATTGAGCAGATTGAAATTATCAAAGAAATACTTGCCAAAGGTTTCGCCTATGAGGTAAATGGCTCTGTATATTTTGATGTCCCAAAATTTAACGAAACACATAATTACGGAAAATTAAGTGGTCGTAAGTTAGAAGATATGATTGCGAATACTCGCGAATTAGCTGCACAAGACGATAAGCATAGTCCACAAGATTTTGCTCTTTGGAAAAAAGCAGAACCACAACACATCATGAGATGGCCTTCACCATGGGGTGATGGTTTTCCCGGCTGGCACCTAGAGTGTACTGCCATGAGCACCAAATACCTGGGAGAGACCTTCGATATTCATGGAGGTGGAATGGATTTAAAATTTCCGCACCACGAATGTGAAATCGCACAGGCGGAAGCTAGTAACGGTGTTTCCCCCGTAAATTACTGGTTGCACGCCAATATGCTTACTTTAAATGGTAAGAAAATGGCAAAATCTACAGGTAATAATATTTTACCCGATGAGATTTTTTCTGGTAGCAATCCGCTACTATCAAAAGCTTTTTCCCCTACTGTAGTGCGCTTTTTTATGATGCAAGCACATTACACTAGTATTTTAGACCTCAGTAACGATGCTCTTTTGGCTTCGGAAAAAGGATTTCTAAAATTGATGGAAGCACTAAATACGATAGACAAACTAGAAACTAATCGTAGTTCTGATTTTGATTTTAAAGCTTGGCAACAGAAATGTTATGATGCCATGAATGACGACTTTAATACCCCTACATTAATTGCACATTTATTTGAAGCTGTTAAGCATATTAACGCAATTAAAGACAATAAAGAGTCTATCTCAGAAACAGACAAAATACTTTTAAAAGACACATTTAATGCCTTTATTTTTGATATTCTTGGCTTAGAAGATAAAAATGATGCGAATGCAGATTCAGACAAATTGTCTGGAGTAGTTGCCTTATTAATTCAACTTAGAAAAGAAGCTAGAGACAATAAAGATTTTGCCACTTCTGACGTCATAAGAGATCAATTAGCAGCACTAGGCATTCAATTAAAAGACGGCAAAGACGGCACTACATTTAATGTTTCTTAA
- a CDS encoding AraC family transcriptional regulator has translation MIALSDKFLKGRKLESLVENQTSYTLRNAAMHIFETHKQANEVLLKFEQPVLASMIVGKKVMHLRDHQAFDFLPGESLILPANETMCIDFPEAQLKNPTKCLAMAISEEKIHKVLQLMNENMPKDNGNEWGIMDYNFHFVNDLGIYQIVQRLMFLFTENHSSKDFFVDNMLRELIVRILQTNGRKIYTRETIALSGDSRLSFIIKYIRGNLHETLSVEELSKKAYMSPSHFHRVFKNELGISPIEFINNERIKLAVSLLQNSKRKIKDVYMECGFESRSYFNRVFKTKQHISPGEYQLKMQHNLH, from the coding sequence ATGATTGCGTTATCGGATAAATTTTTAAAAGGGAGAAAATTAGAGTCACTCGTAGAAAACCAGACTTCCTATACTTTAAGGAATGCTGCTATGCATATTTTTGAAACACACAAGCAAGCTAATGAGGTTTTGTTGAAGTTTGAACAGCCTGTTTTGGCTAGTATGATTGTGGGTAAAAAAGTAATGCATTTGAGAGATCATCAAGCATTTGATTTTTTGCCTGGGGAGTCATTAATACTTCCTGCTAATGAGACAATGTGTATTGATTTTCCAGAAGCGCAACTTAAAAACCCTACGAAATGTTTAGCAATGGCTATCTCAGAAGAAAAAATACATAAGGTATTGCAGTTAATGAATGAGAATATGCCAAAAGACAATGGTAATGAATGGGGGATAATGGATTATAATTTTCACTTTGTGAATGATTTAGGGATTTATCAAATAGTACAGCGCTTGATGTTTTTGTTTACGGAGAATCATTCTTCTAAAGATTTTTTCGTAGATAATATGTTGCGAGAGCTTATTGTGCGAATTTTACAAACTAATGGACGGAAAATTTATACACGTGAGACCATAGCGTTAAGCGGAGATAGTAGATTGTCTTTTATTATCAAATATATTCGCGGAAATCTTCATGAAACATTATCTGTAGAAGAGCTAAGTAAGAAAGCGTACATGAGTCCTTCCCATTTTCATCGTGTTTTTAAAAATGAATTAGGGATATCGCCAATAGAATTTATTAATAATGAGCGAATTAAGCTTGCGGTAAGCCTTCTTCAGAATTCTAAAAGAAAAATTAAAGATGTTTATATGGAGTGTGGTTTTGAAAGTAGATCGTATTTCAATCGCGTTTTCAAAACCAAACAACATATCTCTCCTGGGGAGTATCAGTTAAAAATGCAACATAATTTGCATTAA
- a CDS encoding aldehyde dehydrogenase family protein: MSNVQTTEQNILEKPKFKNQYENYIGGKWTSPIKGQYFENTSPVDGKTFTKIARSTAEDVEFAIDAAWKAAPSWNSSSATTRSNLLLKIADVMEQNLAILARAETWDNGKAIRETTAADIPLAIDHFRYFAGVIRAEEGSVSELDANTVALNVTEPLGVVAQIIPWNFPILMATWKIAPALAAGNCVILKPAEQTPVSILVLMELIEHILPAGVLNIVNGFGAEAGKPLASSPRISKVAFTGETTTGQLIMQYASKNITPVTLELGGKSPNIFFENIMDADDDFFDKCLEGAVMFALNQGEICTCPSRMLVQESIFDKFVARVAERTKAIKLGHPLDPTTMMGAQVSNDQYEKILNYIQIGKEEGCELITGGEAAYNEGLEGGYYIQPTILKGNNKMRVFQEEIFGPVLCITSFKDEAEAIAIANDTLYGLGAGVWTRDTHQAYQISRAVQAGRVWVNCYHLYPAHAPFGGYKKSGIGRENHKMMLSHYRQTKNMLISYDKKAMGFF; this comes from the coding sequence ATGAGTAATGTGCAGACTACAGAACAGAACATTTTAGAAAAGCCAAAATTTAAAAATCAATATGAAAACTATATTGGTGGCAAATGGACTTCTCCCATTAAAGGACAATATTTTGAAAATACATCTCCTGTAGACGGCAAGACTTTTACAAAAATTGCTCGGTCTACTGCTGAAGATGTAGAATTTGCTATTGATGCCGCTTGGAAAGCGGCACCTTCTTGGAACAGCTCTTCTGCTACCACACGAAGCAACTTACTCTTAAAAATTGCCGATGTCATGGAACAAAACCTAGCAATACTTGCCAGAGCTGAAACATGGGACAACGGAAAAGCTATACGAGAAACAACAGCTGCAGATATTCCATTAGCAATAGATCATTTTAGATATTTCGCAGGTGTGATACGTGCAGAAGAAGGCTCTGTAAGCGAATTAGACGCAAATACGGTTGCACTCAATGTAACAGAACCACTTGGGGTTGTTGCGCAAATTATTCCTTGGAACTTCCCTATACTGATGGCAACATGGAAAATTGCTCCAGCCTTAGCGGCCGGAAACTGTGTGATCCTAAAACCCGCAGAACAAACACCCGTAAGTATTTTAGTACTCATGGAGCTTATTGAGCATATTCTACCTGCTGGAGTATTAAATATTGTAAACGGTTTTGGCGCAGAAGCTGGCAAACCTTTAGCCTCAAGCCCAAGAATTAGCAAGGTTGCTTTTACAGGTGAAACAACAACCGGACAATTAATAATGCAATATGCATCAAAAAATATTACTCCTGTAACGCTTGAATTAGGCGGAAAATCTCCTAACATTTTCTTTGAAAATATTATGGATGCCGATGATGATTTCTTTGATAAATGCTTAGAAGGCGCAGTGATGTTTGCCTTGAACCAAGGTGAAATATGCACATGCCCTTCTAGGATGTTAGTACAGGAAAGTATTTTTGACAAATTTGTAGCCCGTGTAGCAGAACGCACAAAGGCTATTAAATTAGGACATCCACTAGACCCAACAACGATGATGGGTGCACAAGTATCTAATGATCAATATGAAAAAATATTAAACTATATCCAAATAGGTAAAGAAGAAGGTTGCGAATTAATTACAGGTGGAGAAGCCGCTTACAATGAAGGCTTAGAAGGCGGATACTACATCCAACCAACCATATTAAAAGGGAATAATAAGATGCGTGTTTTTCAAGAAGAAATTTTTGGACCCGTACTTTGTATTACCTCTTTTAAAGATGAAGCTGAAGCTATAGCGATTGCAAACGACACATTATATGGATTAGGAGCTGGAGTATGGACACGAGACACACACCAAGCATACCAAATTTCAAGAGCAGTACAAGCAGGAAGAGTTTGGGTAAACTGCTACCATTTGTACCCAGCTCATGCGCCTTTTGGCGGCTATAAAAAATCTGGTATCGGTAGAGAAAATCACAAAATGATGCTAAGTCACTACCGTCAGACTAAAAATATGTTGATTTCATATGACAAAAAAGCTATGGGTTTCTTTTAA
- a CDS encoding DUF779 domain-containing protein, with the protein MKTARVLITNQAKAIVVQLQEKHGELMFHQSGGCCDGSSPMCFEKGELLVNENDVLLGTIANCEFYMSKDQFEYWKHTQLTIDIVEGRGASFSLEIPLGIRFITKSHLYTEEEAKHLEPISSNV; encoded by the coding sequence ATGAAAACAGCAAGGGTTTTAATTACAAATCAAGCAAAGGCAATTGTCGTACAGCTACAAGAAAAACATGGTGAACTCATGTTTCATCAAAGCGGCGGTTGTTGCGATGGCTCTTCACCCATGTGCTTTGAAAAAGGAGAATTATTAGTAAATGAAAATGATGTGCTCTTAGGAACTATTGCTAATTGTGAATTTTACATGTCTAAAGACCAGTTTGAATATTGGAAACACACGCAATTAACGATTGACATTGTAGAAGGCCGTGGCGCTAGCTTTTCCTTAGAAATTCCTTTAGGAATCCGGTTTATAACCAAGTCTCATTTATACACCGAAGAAGAAGCGAAACATTTAGAACCTATTTCTTCTAACGTTTAA
- the yidD gene encoding membrane protein insertion efficiency factor YidD has product MKKIIIAPFVFLVRFYQLVLSPLTPASCRYSPTCSQYTLEALKKHGLFKGGWLALKRIFSCHPWGGKGYDPVP; this is encoded by the coding sequence ATGAAAAAAATAATAATCGCTCCTTTTGTTTTTTTAGTGCGTTTTTATCAATTGGTACTATCACCGCTTACTCCCGCAAGCTGTCGGTACTCCCCTACTTGTTCACAATATACTTTGGAAGCATTAAAAAAACATGGTCTTTTTAAAGGAGGATGGCTAGCATTAAAACGGATTTTTAGTTGTCATCCATGGGGAGGAAAAGGCTACGATCCGGTACCTTAG
- the lgt gene encoding prolipoprotein diacylglyceryl transferase codes for MYFLGITWNPNDTLFKIGFIQIKYYNLLWIAAFAFGWFLMKKIFLKEKKTVEQLDSLFIYTVLATMLGARLGHVFFYDWPYYKNNLIEILLPIKGNPNEAIFGFIKGYEFTGFTGLASHGAAIGIIVAMYLYVRKHPGFKVLWILDRIVIPVAIGAFFVRLGNFFNSEIVGKTVEKSFVFATKFVRNSDDLPAYKAMQLTNAKTPNVAYSLIENNPKFAAILEAIPYRHPAQLYEGVCYIFVFIVLYYFYWKTDKKDKPGFLFGTFLVLLWSIRFFVEFVKERQNSLDESMELLSIGQWLSIPFVLIGLYFMFRPTKS; via the coding sequence ATGTACTTTTTAGGTATTACTTGGAACCCAAATGACACGCTTTTCAAAATTGGGTTTATTCAAATTAAATATTATAATCTTTTATGGATCGCAGCCTTTGCTTTTGGCTGGTTTTTGATGAAAAAGATTTTTCTTAAAGAAAAGAAAACTGTTGAACAACTAGATTCTCTTTTTATTTATACGGTGCTAGCAACCATGTTAGGTGCCCGTTTAGGCCATGTGTTTTTTTATGACTGGCCTTATTACAAAAATAATTTAATAGAAATATTACTTCCTATAAAAGGAAACCCAAATGAAGCTATATTCGGTTTTATTAAAGGGTATGAATTTACCGGCTTTACAGGACTAGCTAGTCATGGTGCCGCTATTGGTATTATCGTAGCCATGTACTTATATGTACGTAAACACCCAGGCTTTAAAGTACTTTGGATATTAGACCGAATTGTAATCCCTGTAGCTATTGGCGCATTTTTTGTACGTTTGGGGAATTTTTTCAACTCAGAAATTGTTGGTAAAACAGTAGAGAAATCGTTTGTATTTGCTACCAAATTTGTTCGTAATTCTGATGATCTTCCTGCTTACAAAGCCATGCAACTTACCAATGCCAAAACGCCTAATGTAGCCTACAGTCTTATTGAAAACAATCCTAAATTCGCAGCTATTTTAGAAGCGATACCTTACCGCCATCCAGCGCAATTATATGAGGGAGTTTGCTATATATTTGTTTTCATTGTGTTATACTATTTCTATTGGAAAACAGATAAAAAAGACAAACCAGGATTTTTATTTGGTACTTTTTTAGTCCTTTTATGGTCTATCCGTTTCTTTGTGGAATTTGTAAAAGAACGTCAAAATTCACTTGACGAATCCATGGAATTACTTTCTATTGGTCAATGGCTAAGTATCCCTTTTGTACTCATAGGGCTCTATTTTATGTTCAGACCTACAAAATCATAA
- a CDS encoding DUF192 domain-containing protein: MKTVSIISILFLLCFFTSCKDEAKEVIKTPAITFTKEGELIIYKAKTDSIIATFDIEIAETDYETETGLMYRKTMKAEQGMLFVFPDVAMHSFYMKNTEIPLDIIYIDENLKIASFQENAIPFNEEGLSSQVPIKYVLETNAGLAEKYLLEVKDSVVYKKL, translated from the coding sequence ATGAAAACTGTTTCCATTATAAGTATCTTATTCCTATTATGCTTTTTTACTTCTTGTAAAGATGAAGCAAAAGAAGTGATAAAAACTCCTGCTATAACATTTACAAAAGAAGGCGAATTAATAATCTATAAAGCTAAAACAGATTCTATCATTGCTACTTTTGATATAGAGATTGCTGAGACAGATTACGAGACGGAAACTGGATTAATGTACCGTAAGACCATGAAAGCTGAGCAAGGAATGCTCTTTGTATTTCCTGATGTTGCCATGCATTCTTTCTATATGAAAAATACAGAGATTCCTCTTGATATTATTTATATAGATGAAAATCTAAAAATTGCTAGTTTTCAAGAAAATGCAATCCCTTTTAATGAAGAAGGGCTATCCTCACAAGTGCCCATAAAATATGTACTTGAAACTAATGCAGGTTTAGCGGAAAAATATCTTCTAGAGGTGAAAGATAGTGTGGTGTATAAAAAACTGTAA
- a CDS encoding GNAT family N-acetyltransferase, whose amino-acid sequence MDYLLNNITSERLLFRKLVPSDFELWLPFHEDEITSEFWNGLPEDAVKACKEDFERTFYRYKNNLGGKHALIEKHNNTLIGLAGLLIQEINHTKELEIAYSLLPEYWGRGYASEAALECKKYAQGRNLSSSLISIIHKDNIPSQNVALRNGMAIDVETSYHGNPVYIYRIQL is encoded by the coding sequence ATGGATTATCTACTAAATAATATCACGTCTGAACGGTTGTTATTTAGGAAACTAGTTCCAAGTGACTTTGAATTATGGTTGCCATTTCATGAAGACGAAATAACCTCTGAATTTTGGAATGGATTACCTGAAGACGCGGTAAAAGCCTGTAAGGAAGATTTTGAACGAACATTTTATCGGTACAAAAATAATCTTGGCGGGAAACACGCCTTGATAGAAAAACACAATAATACGCTTATAGGATTAGCAGGCTTGCTTATACAAGAGATTAATCACACTAAAGAACTTGAGATAGCCTATTCATTACTTCCTGAATATTGGGGACGAGGCTACGCTTCCGAAGCGGCGTTGGAATGTAAAAAATACGCTCAAGGGAGAAATCTAAGCAGCTCCTTAATTAGCATCATTCATAAAGATAATATTCCCTCTCAAAACGTAGCCTTGCGAAATGGAATGGCTATAGATGTTGAAACATCCTATCACGGAAACCCCGTTTATATTTACAGAATACAACTATAA
- a CDS encoding ATP-binding cassette domain-containing protein, with protein MSHTLIFTQNTSPTKSLVAQLLNPENPLNLEALQNLKGDVLSKARIEELIFEEEVHELKMATKNTSQTLKSMSSGEQRKIVSNYLLASEADFLILDNPFDNLDHESVAELKTTIEKNVSNKVFIIILSRKTDALEFIKIRYQFSNDGSLQRIEEENERDLENPFTKDIPKPLKKIDYEGEVLISLKNINVQFDENPILKSITWEIKKGSFWQLIGKNGSGKTTLLSLITGENSKGYNQELYLFGKKKGSGETIWDIKKRIGYYAPTLTHNFKRTHTVKNMLISGLNDSIGLYKIPTESQNLLAEEWLEVLNMENQAENVFTELPAGQQRLIMIARAMIKHPLVLILDEPTENLDDESAALFVALTNKIAAESATAIIFVSHREEYGLSPKQKYILTKGPNGSIGTIIN; from the coding sequence ATGTCTCATACCCTCATTTTCACTCAAAATACTAGCCCAACAAAAAGCTTAGTAGCTCAACTTCTTAATCCTGAGAATCCTTTAAACTTAGAAGCATTACAAAACCTTAAAGGCGATGTACTTTCAAAAGCTAGAATTGAAGAATTAATTTTTGAGGAAGAAGTCCATGAACTGAAGATGGCTACAAAAAACACATCTCAGACTTTAAAATCTATGTCTAGCGGCGAACAGCGCAAAATTGTTTCAAACTATCTTTTAGCATCTGAGGCAGATTTTCTAATTTTAGATAATCCGTTTGATAATCTAGATCATGAATCCGTTGCTGAGTTAAAAACAACCATTGAAAAAAATGTTTCTAACAAGGTATTTATAATAATCCTAAGTAGAAAGACTGATGCCTTAGAATTTATTAAAATTAGATATCAATTTTCAAATGATGGAAGTTTACAACGTATAGAAGAAGAAAATGAACGCGATTTGGAAAATCCATTCACAAAAGATATTCCAAAACCTTTAAAAAAGATTGATTACGAAGGAGAGGTATTAATCAGCCTAAAAAATATAAACGTACAGTTTGATGAGAATCCTATATTAAAAAGCATTACTTGGGAGATAAAAAAAGGATCGTTCTGGCAATTGATAGGAAAAAATGGCAGTGGAAAAACTACTTTACTTTCTTTAATTACAGGAGAAAACAGCAAAGGATACAACCAAGAACTCTATTTATTTGGCAAGAAAAAAGGCAGTGGCGAAACTATTTGGGATATCAAAAAAAGAATAGGCTACTACGCACCAACCTTAACGCATAATTTTAAACGCACTCATACTGTAAAAAACATGCTTATTTCTGGTTTAAACGACTCTATAGGCCTTTATAAAATTCCAACAGAATCTCAGAACCTATTAGCCGAAGAATGGCTAGAAGTCCTTAATATGGAAAACCAAGCAGAAAATGTTTTTACAGAACTCCCTGCTGGCCAGCAACGTTTAATAATGATTGCTAGAGCCATGATAAAGCACCCCTTAGTACTTATCTTGGATGAACCTACAGAAAATTTAGATGATGAAAGCGCTGCGCTGTTTGTTGCATTGACGAATAAAATTGCAGCAGAGTCTGCAACTGCTATTATTTTTGTCTCCCATCGAGAAGAATACGGTCTTAGTCCTAAACAAAAATACATCCTCACAAAAGGCCCAAATGGCTCTATTGGAACTATTATAAACTAA